A portion of the Streptomyces coeruleoprunus genome contains these proteins:
- a CDS encoding polysaccharide deacetylase family protein, with protein sequence MRPAIPVLLYHAVMEDPPDWIAEFTVTPRDFRAHLDAVAGSGRTAVPLSALADHLAGRRNLPPRPVVLTFDDGFADLPGPTAEALAARSLPATAYLTTGAITPGRSSLLPPAPMMALAQVPLLEQHGIEVGAHTVTHAQLDTLPPRVLRRELRESKLVLEGVLGHPVTHLAYPHGYNSRGVRRAARDAGYASAVAVRHALSSGADEAYRIARLIVRRSHTVADVEDWMSGRGARTAPYPDSPATVGWRLYRRLRAAARGPEFAG encoded by the coding sequence ATGAGACCCGCCATACCGGTCCTCCTCTACCACGCCGTCATGGAGGACCCGCCCGACTGGATCGCCGAGTTCACCGTCACGCCCCGGGACTTCCGGGCCCACCTCGACGCCGTCGCCGGCAGCGGCCGCACCGCCGTACCCCTTTCCGCGCTGGCCGACCACCTCGCCGGCCGCAGGAACCTTCCGCCACGGCCCGTCGTGCTCACCTTCGACGACGGCTTCGCCGACCTGCCCGGCCCCACGGCCGAGGCGCTCGCCGCCCGCTCGCTGCCCGCGACCGCCTACCTGACCACCGGGGCGATCACGCCCGGCCGGTCCAGCCTGCTGCCGCCCGCGCCCATGATGGCGCTCGCGCAGGTGCCGCTGCTGGAGCAGCACGGCATCGAGGTCGGCGCGCACACCGTCACGCACGCCCAGCTCGACACGCTCCCGCCGCGCGTCCTGCGCCGCGAGCTGCGCGAGTCGAAGCTCGTCCTCGAGGGCGTCCTCGGCCACCCGGTGACCCACCTGGCCTACCCGCACGGCTACAACAGCCGCGGCGTGCGCCGCGCCGCCCGCGACGCCGGGTACGCGTCGGCGGTCGCCGTACGGCACGCCCTCAGCTCCGGCGCCGACGAGGCGTACCGCATCGCCCGTCTCATCGTGCGCCGCTCGCACACCGTCGCCGACGTCGAGGACTGGATGTCCGGCCGGGGCGCGCGGACCGCTCCGTACCCCGACTCGCCGGCCACGGTCGGCTGGCGGCTCTACCGCAGGCTGCGCGCCGCCGCCCGGGGACCGGAGTTCGCCGGCTGA
- a CDS encoding GNAT family N-acetyltransferase, with protein MRVRVVRPGELTAREIDVWRELRAKSGAPANPFMEPEFTIAVGRFRSSTARVAVLEERGEPVGFFPYEKGPLGHGRAIGYGVSDCQGAVLGPGTHLPVRELLRACRLSAWEFDNLEAGQGLFGTGVAETFASPVIEVGEGYGAYEARLRAQSPKFLRTTLAKERRLGRQGGGEVRFVFDERDERPLRVLMGWKSAQYRRTGRRDRFAQEWISGLVHHLHSARSPGCSGTLSVLYVGDAPVAAHFGLRSRTVLSCWFPAYDPAFAKFSPGLVLHLRMAEAAAREGIGVLDLGRGAAEYKDSLKTGESQVHEGVCVLPGVRAGLYWLSREPARRAHRYVRSRPRLAGYAQRALNQVGRIRG; from the coding sequence GTGCGCGTGCGCGTGGTGCGGCCGGGGGAGCTGACCGCGCGGGAGATCGACGTCTGGCGGGAACTGCGCGCGAAGTCCGGTGCGCCCGCCAATCCCTTCATGGAACCCGAGTTCACCATCGCCGTGGGGCGGTTCCGGAGCTCCACGGCACGGGTGGCGGTCCTGGAGGAGCGAGGCGAGCCCGTGGGGTTCTTCCCGTACGAGAAGGGGCCCCTGGGGCACGGGCGGGCCATCGGGTACGGCGTCTCCGACTGCCAGGGGGCCGTGCTGGGGCCGGGCACGCACCTGCCCGTGCGGGAGCTGCTGCGGGCCTGCCGGCTGTCCGCCTGGGAGTTCGACAACCTGGAAGCGGGACAGGGCCTGTTCGGCACCGGTGTCGCCGAGACCTTCGCCTCGCCCGTCATCGAGGTCGGCGAGGGCTACGGCGCCTACGAGGCCCGACTGCGCGCCCAGTCGCCGAAGTTCCTCCGCACCACCCTCGCCAAGGAGCGCCGGCTCGGCCGGCAGGGCGGCGGCGAGGTGCGGTTCGTGTTCGACGAGCGGGACGAGCGCCCGCTGCGCGTCCTCATGGGCTGGAAGTCCGCCCAGTACCGGCGCACCGGCCGCCGCGACCGCTTCGCCCAGGAGTGGATCAGCGGACTCGTACACCACCTGCACAGCGCCCGCAGCCCCGGCTGCTCCGGCACCCTGTCCGTGCTCTACGTCGGCGACGCACCCGTCGCCGCGCACTTCGGGCTGCGATCCCGCACCGTCCTGTCCTGCTGGTTCCCCGCCTACGACCCGGCCTTCGCCAAGTTCTCGCCCGGCCTGGTCCTCCACCTGCGCATGGCCGAGGCCGCCGCCCGCGAGGGCATCGGCGTCCTCGACCTCGGCCGGGGCGCCGCCGAGTACAAGGACTCGCTCAAGACCGGGGAGTCGCAGGTCCACGAAGGGGTCTGCGTCCTGCCGGGTGTACGGGCCGGGCTGTACTGGCTCAGCCGCGAGCCCGCCCGCCGCGCCCACCGCTACGTCCGCAGCCGCCCCAGGCTCGCCGGGTACGCCCAACGCGCCCTCAACCAGGTCGGGAGGATCCGTGGCTGA
- a CDS encoding glycosyltransferase encodes MAVAQLDLAGPDGPVLSLAPAPGGPPPAPGDHVYLLVRFRGRPAATLLVPVPEDADPPIVLGAAARDALTALEPREPREAPRLTPPPATVVVATRERAGQLARALDSLLGQDHPDFTVLVVDNAPLTDATRRLVEGTYGDRGVRYVREDTPGLAAAHNRGLAAAGGTASDTAARAAHTDPAAPDVVAFTDDDVVADPHWLTSLTAPFAEDPRVGCVTGLILPARLRTPAQVLLESHGGFAKGFAPRDYDPLRPPADDPLFPFTAGRFGSGANMAFRTSALKAVGGFDPATGTGTPARGGDDLYGFVRVLTAGHRLRYTPDALVWHHHRETWQDLRNQAYGYGAGLTAYLTALLVRRPALLPALLARLPRGLAHARAITAHRTGDQRDVPGAHGTQTHSWPRELSWLERRGMLHGPFGYVRARRRVRGTRPPWEVR; translated from the coding sequence CTGGCCGTCGCCCAGCTCGACCTGGCCGGCCCCGACGGGCCCGTCCTGTCCCTGGCTCCCGCCCCCGGCGGGCCGCCGCCCGCACCCGGCGACCACGTCTACCTCCTGGTCCGCTTCCGGGGCCGGCCCGCCGCCACCCTCCTCGTCCCCGTGCCCGAGGACGCCGACCCGCCCATCGTCCTCGGCGCAGCCGCCCGGGACGCCCTGACGGCCCTGGAACCGCGGGAGCCCCGCGAGGCGCCCCGCCTCACGCCGCCGCCCGCCACCGTCGTCGTCGCCACCCGTGAGCGCGCCGGCCAACTCGCCCGCGCCCTCGACTCGCTCCTCGGCCAGGACCACCCGGACTTCACGGTCCTCGTCGTCGACAACGCGCCGCTCACCGACGCCACGCGCCGACTCGTCGAAGGGACGTACGGCGACCGGGGAGTGCGGTACGTCCGCGAGGACACGCCCGGCCTCGCCGCCGCCCACAACCGCGGCCTGGCCGCAGCCGGCGGCACCGCCTCCGACACCGCCGCCCGGGCCGCCCACACCGACCCCGCCGCCCCCGACGTCGTCGCCTTCACCGACGACGACGTCGTCGCCGACCCGCACTGGCTCACCTCCCTGACCGCGCCCTTCGCCGAGGACCCCCGCGTCGGCTGCGTCACCGGGCTCATCCTCCCCGCGCGGCTGCGCACCCCCGCGCAGGTCCTCCTCGAAAGCCACGGCGGCTTCGCCAAGGGCTTCGCCCCCCGCGACTACGACCCGCTGCGGCCGCCCGCCGACGACCCGCTGTTCCCGTTCACCGCCGGACGCTTCGGCTCCGGCGCCAACATGGCCTTCCGTACGAGCGCGCTCAAGGCCGTCGGCGGATTCGACCCCGCCACCGGCACCGGAACACCCGCGCGCGGCGGCGACGACCTGTACGGCTTCGTCCGCGTCCTCACCGCCGGCCACCGGCTCCGCTACACGCCCGACGCCCTCGTCTGGCACCACCACCGCGAGACCTGGCAGGACCTGCGGAACCAGGCGTACGGATACGGCGCCGGGCTCACCGCGTACCTGACCGCGCTCCTCGTGCGCCGGCCCGCCCTGCTGCCCGCGCTGCTCGCCCGGCTGCCCCGCGGCCTCGCCCACGCCAGGGCCATCACCGCGCACAGAACCGGCGACCAGCGGGACGTCCCGGGCGCGCACGGGACGCAGACCCACTCCTGGCCCCGTGAACTGTCCTGGCTGGAGCGGCGCGGCATGCTCCACGGCCCCTTCGGATACGTCCGGGCACGCCGCCGCGTGCGCGGCACCCGACCGCCCTGGGAGGTGAGATGA
- a CDS encoding NAD(P)/FAD-dependent oxidoreductase → MPDAVVIGAGPNGLVAANVLADHGWSVDVLEAEAEPGGAVRSDRGVHPDHISDLCSSFYPLAAASPVVRSLRLHEWGLRWSHAPAVVAHPLTDGRCAVLERDAGRTAAGLDAFAPGDGDAWEELCALWDRIGAEALRALFTPFPPVRAGLRLAARLRGPEGLRLLRTALLPTRRMGEETFAGEGGRLLLAGNALHADLAPESALGGGFGWLLCMLAQSVGYPVPAGGAGALTEVLVRRLAERGGTVRCGRRVVEVEVRRGRAYGVRTDGGETVRARRAVLADVSAPALYGGLVGWEHLPGRLREDLGRFQWDFGTVKVDWALDRPVPWTAEGASRAGTVHLADGVDGLTRFAAQIAMGLVPDRPFLVMGQMTTADPSRSPAGTESAWAYTHVPQTVAGDAGPDGISGAWTDGDRQRMADRVEEVVERYAPGFRATVLARRVLAPPALEALDANLHGGALNGGTSALHQQLLFRPVPGAGRPGTPVRGLYLASASAHPGGGVHGAPGANAARAALRAERVDLRRLRPL, encoded by the coding sequence GTGCCGGACGCCGTGGTGATCGGGGCCGGGCCGAACGGGCTGGTGGCGGCCAACGTGCTGGCCGACCACGGCTGGTCCGTGGACGTCCTGGAGGCCGAGGCGGAGCCCGGCGGCGCCGTGCGCAGCGACCGCGGCGTCCACCCCGACCACATCAGCGACCTGTGCAGCTCCTTCTACCCGCTCGCGGCCGCCTCGCCGGTCGTGAGGTCCCTGCGCCTGCACGAGTGGGGCCTGCGCTGGAGCCACGCCCCGGCGGTCGTCGCGCACCCGCTCACCGACGGCAGGTGCGCCGTGCTGGAGCGGGACGCCGGGCGCACCGCCGCCGGTCTGGACGCCTTCGCACCCGGCGACGGGGACGCCTGGGAGGAGCTGTGCGCGCTGTGGGACCGGATCGGCGCGGAGGCGCTGCGGGCCCTCTTCACGCCGTTCCCGCCCGTACGGGCCGGGCTGCGGCTCGCCGCGCGGCTGCGCGGGCCGGAGGGCCTGCGCCTGCTGCGGACGGCGCTGCTGCCGACGCGGCGCATGGGCGAGGAGACGTTCGCCGGGGAGGGCGGGCGGCTGCTGCTCGCCGGGAACGCGCTGCACGCCGACCTGGCGCCCGAGTCGGCGCTCGGCGGCGGCTTCGGCTGGCTGCTGTGCATGCTGGCGCAGAGCGTCGGCTACCCCGTGCCGGCGGGCGGGGCCGGGGCGCTCACCGAGGTGCTGGTGCGGCGGCTGGCGGAGCGCGGCGGCACGGTGCGCTGCGGGCGGCGCGTGGTGGAGGTGGAGGTCCGGCGGGGGCGGGCGTACGGGGTGCGGACGGACGGCGGGGAGACCGTGCGGGCACGGCGCGCCGTGCTCGCCGACGTGTCCGCGCCCGCCCTGTACGGCGGCCTGGTCGGCTGGGAGCACCTCCCGGGCCGGCTGCGCGAGGACCTGGGCCGCTTCCAGTGGGACTTCGGCACGGTGAAGGTCGACTGGGCCCTGGACCGGCCGGTCCCGTGGACCGCGGAGGGCGCGTCGCGGGCCGGGACCGTGCACCTCGCGGACGGCGTCGACGGCCTGACGCGCTTCGCCGCCCAGATCGCCATGGGGCTGGTGCCCGACCGGCCGTTCCTGGTCATGGGCCAGATGACCACCGCCGACCCGTCGCGTTCGCCCGCCGGGACGGAGTCGGCCTGGGCGTACACCCACGTCCCGCAGACCGTGGCGGGTGACGCGGGGCCGGACGGGATCTCGGGCGCGTGGACCGACGGCGACCGGCAGCGCATGGCGGACCGTGTGGAGGAGGTCGTGGAGCGGTACGCGCCGGGGTTCCGCGCCACGGTCCTGGCCCGCCGTGTCCTGGCGCCGCCCGCCCTGGAGGCCCTGGACGCCAACCTGCACGGGGGCGCCCTCAACGGCGGCACGTCCGCCCTGCACCAGCAGCTGCTGTTCCGTCCCGTACCGGGTGCGGGGCGGCCCGGGACGCCGGTGCGGGGGCTGTACCTGGCGTCGGCGTCGGCGCACCCCGGCGGGGGCGTGCACGGGGCGCCGGGCGCGAACGCGGCACGGGCGGCGCTGCGGGCCGAACGGGTCGATCTCCGGCGCCTGCGGCCTCTGTAG
- a CDS encoding aminoglycoside 3'-phosphotransferase/choline kinase family protein: protein MLPAVDTDEQWDAVVDDEAVMRPGAEDLCRRLGLGGAPLVRFTEGSQPVYAVGDELVLKLFPGAAARDGVAEGRVLSYVQGRLPVATPRVREFGPYENGWQYVLMSRLPGQNLARSWRRVPRADRERIVTEVGEALGVLHSLDTGPVSDVLGPGDWGAFLDRRRAGTVAQQRGHGLPDAWLEQIPDFLASVALPGSPEPSLLHTEVMQQHFLVDPDGWRLTGLFDFEPAMIGDRAYDFVGVGLFVTRGDAALLTRLATAYGRSFAPRELLAYTLLHVYSNLPWYMRELGVPAHGTLDALAERWFGTVATP, encoded by the coding sequence ATGTTGCCAGCGGTGGACACGGACGAGCAGTGGGACGCGGTCGTCGACGACGAGGCGGTGATGCGGCCCGGGGCCGAGGACCTGTGTCGGCGGCTCGGGCTCGGCGGGGCGCCCTTGGTGCGGTTCACCGAGGGTTCGCAGCCCGTGTACGCCGTGGGGGACGAGCTGGTGCTCAAGCTCTTTCCCGGGGCCGCCGCGCGGGACGGGGTCGCGGAGGGGCGGGTGCTGTCGTATGTGCAGGGGCGACTGCCCGTGGCGACGCCCCGGGTACGGGAGTTCGGGCCGTACGAGAACGGCTGGCAGTACGTCCTGATGTCCCGGCTGCCCGGCCAGAACCTGGCCCGGTCCTGGCGGCGCGTGCCGCGGGCGGACCGCGAGCGGATCGTCACCGAGGTCGGGGAGGCGCTCGGTGTGCTGCACTCCCTCGACACCGGACCGGTGAGCGATGTGCTCGGGCCCGGGGACTGGGGGGCCTTCCTCGACCGGCGCCGGGCCGGGACCGTCGCGCAGCAGCGCGGCCACGGGCTGCCGGACGCGTGGCTGGAGCAGATACCGGACTTCCTCGCCTCCGTCGCGCTGCCGGGCTCCCCGGAGCCCTCCCTGTTGCACACCGAGGTCATGCAGCAGCACTTCCTCGTCGATCCCGACGGGTGGCGGCTCACCGGGCTCTTCGACTTCGAGCCGGCGATGATCGGGGACCGCGCGTACGACTTCGTCGGCGTCGGACTGTTCGTCACGCGCGGGGACGCCGCCCTGCTGACGCGCCTGGCCACGGCGTACGGGCGGAGCTTCGCGCCCCGCGAACTCCTCGCGTACACGCTGCTGCACGTCTACAGCAACCTTCCCTGGTACATGCGGGAACTGGGCGTACCCGCCCACGGGACGCTGGACGCGCTCGCCGAGCGGTGGTTCGGCACGGTCGCGACGCCCTGA
- a CDS encoding SRPBCC family protein yields MAVRHHVVQRPPEAVWAVLCDPELYGEWVVGTEETAPLDGVWPEVGASLVYLVALGPLRFEGVTVVRRLEPPTRLELEAMSGPAGSARIALEVAPWGEDTLVVLDEHPLRGVGARLHNPVLEAAVQLRHRRLLRRLAEVVEATHPSTV; encoded by the coding sequence ATGGCTGTGCGGCACCATGTGGTTCAGCGACCGCCCGAGGCGGTGTGGGCGGTGCTCTGCGATCCCGAGCTGTACGGGGAGTGGGTCGTCGGTACCGAGGAGACGGCACCGCTGGACGGGGTGTGGCCCGAGGTCGGGGCCTCCCTCGTGTATCTCGTCGCCCTCGGGCCCCTGCGGTTCGAGGGGGTCACCGTCGTGCGCCGGCTGGAGCCGCCGACGCGGCTGGAGCTGGAGGCGATGAGCGGCCCCGCCGGCAGTGCCCGGATCGCGTTGGAGGTGGCCCCCTGGGGTGAGGACACGCTGGTCGTCCTGGACGAGCACCCCCTGCGGGGCGTGGGAGCCAGGCTCCACAACCCGGTCCTCGAAGCCGCCGTCCAGCTGCGGCACCGGCGCCTGCTGCGCCGTCTCGCCGAGGTCGTCGAAGCGACGCATCCCTCCACCGTCTGA